A portion of the Liberibacter crescens BT-1 genome contains these proteins:
- the tal gene encoding transaldolase, with protein MISKLEQLRSMTTIVADTGNIDVVQKFKPVDCTTNPTIVLETLRSGMFSDVIKEAIKWGKKQVYSQEDTVVAVADRLSVSIGAKLVDLIPGRISTEIDSDLSFSTQGCVDKARAIIDSYKKRGIERERVLIKIASTWEGICAAKILQEEGIDCNLTLIFSKAQAIACAAAGVFLISPFVGRISDYYKNKLGKEYVPEEDPGVLFVSSVYNYYKVNEIKTVVMGASFRSIGQIEALAGCDRLTISPKFLQELDNDYGSLSPKLSCDSLVEEEKIFLDEKSFRWMINEDPMANEKIAEGIRIFNRDLKSLRNMVRENLS; from the coding sequence ATGATATCTAAACTTGAGCAATTACGTTCTATGACAACCATTGTCGCAGATACTGGTAATATTGATGTAGTACAGAAGTTTAAGCCTGTTGATTGTACAACTAACCCTACTATAGTCTTAGAGACTTTAAGGTCTGGCATGTTTTCTGATGTTATTAAGGAAGCAATCAAATGGGGTAAAAAGCAGGTTTATTCTCAAGAAGATACTGTTGTTGCTGTTGCTGATCGTTTGTCGGTTTCTATCGGTGCAAAGTTAGTAGATTTAATTCCAGGTCGTATATCCACAGAAATAGATTCAGATCTTTCTTTTAGTACACAGGGCTGTGTAGATAAGGCAAGAGCTATTATTGATTCTTATAAGAAAAGAGGTATTGAGAGAGAACGTGTACTTATCAAAATTGCATCTACTTGGGAAGGTATATGTGCAGCAAAGATATTGCAAGAAGAAGGAATTGATTGCAATTTAACTCTTATTTTCTCTAAAGCACAGGCTATAGCTTGTGCAGCTGCAGGTGTTTTTCTTATTTCACCATTTGTAGGTCGTATTTCTGATTATTATAAAAATAAGTTAGGGAAGGAGTACGTTCCTGAAGAAGACCCGGGTGTTTTGTTTGTTTCGTCAGTTTATAATTATTATAAGGTAAATGAAATAAAAACTGTAGTTATGGGAGCTTCTTTTCGTAGCATTGGACAAATAGAAGCTTTGGCCGGTTGTGATCGATTAACAATTTCACCAAAATTCCTTCAAGAACTTGATAATGATTATGGTTCTTTAAGTCCTAAACTCTCTTGTGATTCTCTTGTTGAAGAGGAAAAAATTTTCTTGGATGAAAAATCTTTTAGATGGATGATAAATGAAGATCCCATGGCTAATGAAAAGATTGCAGAAGGTATTCGGATTTTTAATAGAGACCT
- a CDS encoding LysR family transcriptional regulator codes for MFDWDKLRIFHAAAEAGSFTHAAEELYISQSAISRQVSSLEDEVGVKLFHRHARGLILTEQGESLYKTAHDILLKLERVKIKLTEATKKPSGKLRITTTVDLGQSWLVGELQEFLQLYADIQVQLILDNEELDVNMRHADCAIRLRKPQQSDLIQRKLFTIHMNLYASPLYLQRYGKIDSLEDLDNHVIITFGDLIPSYMSDFNWLENAGRPSDDLRIPYLQVNSQLSVMHYCILGVGIALLPNYIVKQEHNLVKLMPDKDMPSFDVYFCYPDALKNSAKLKVFRDFIVLKARDWKF; via the coding sequence ATGTTTGATTGGGACAAACTACGGATTTTTCATGCGGCAGCAGAAGCTGGTTCATTTACGCATGCAGCTGAGGAGTTATATATTTCTCAGTCAGCTATTAGTCGTCAGGTAAGTAGCCTTGAAGATGAAGTGGGCGTCAAGTTGTTTCATCGTCATGCGCGTGGACTTATATTAACAGAACAAGGAGAGAGTCTTTATAAGACAGCACATGATATACTCTTGAAGTTAGAGAGAGTTAAAATAAAATTAACTGAAGCAACTAAAAAACCTTCAGGTAAGCTACGTATTACAACTACAGTAGATTTAGGACAAAGTTGGTTGGTTGGTGAACTTCAAGAATTTTTACAGCTGTATGCAGATATACAGGTACAACTTATTCTTGATAATGAAGAATTAGATGTCAATATGCGTCATGCTGATTGTGCTATTCGATTGCGTAAGCCCCAGCAATCTGATCTAATACAGCGTAAACTGTTTACAATTCATATGAATTTATATGCTTCACCTCTTTATTTACAGCGTTATGGAAAAATAGATTCTCTAGAGGATTTAGATAATCATGTTATTATAACTTTTGGAGATCTTATTCCGAGCTATATGTCAGATTTTAACTGGCTAGAGAATGCTGGACGTCCTTCTGATGATTTACGTATTCCCTATCTTCAGGTCAATAGTCAACTTTCAGTAATGCATTATTGTATATTAGGGGTTGGTATAGCACTTTTACCAAACTACATTGTAAAGCAAGAGCATAACCTTGTAAAATTAATGCCGGATAAGGATATGCCATCTTTTGATGTTTATTTTTGTTATCCTGATGCATTAAAAAATTCAGCAAAACTAAAAGTATTCAGAGATTTTATTGTGTTAAAAGCACGTGATTGGAAATTTTAA